gtaccataaccgacatacagacagacgagctcggtcacttcaagtatatgttcatgtccctaggcctctcaattaggggtttcaaatccttttgtcgtcctgtattatgtgttgatgctagttttcttaagcacaaggtgggtggtcaattattggtggctattgcattggatgcgaatgagcaactatatcctgtcgcattcggcgttgttgattcagagaataataactcctggacttatttcatgcaaaaactgagagacgcaattggattagttgatgatctcgtcttcgtatccgacagacacccaagcatcgctaaTGCCTTGTCTGCTGTTTtcccagaagcagaccacggtgcgtgcacatatcacataaagacgaatattgtggccaaattcaaaagtgataagTGTCATGCGGAGTTTGATTCGGCTTCAAGGGCGTACACTGTCCACGAATTTAATCGGTGGTTTGAGAAGATTAAGGTTAAAGATCacaggattgctgcctatttggaagaaattgggttccaaagatggagtagagcattttttcccggtaagcgatacaatcaactgacaagcaattatgctgagagtttcaatagtcagagcagggaagccaaaaagtatcccatttcagaaatggctgagtatttaagattcacaatacaacaatggtttaacgatagaagagaaagagcgtttaatcacgaagaagttttatctccaaattatgagaaggtgttacgtgagggattcgagaaggccagattctatacagtccaatcgcttaaccgattcgagttttatgtgcatgacaatcagtcccatttcaaagtcaatttgaaagacatgaactgcacttgtagagtattcgaagtttcgggtcttccttgtacgcatgcaatggctgctgcccgtagtcggaatttggtttcttatgacttctgttcaaggtattaatatctagctcacgtgttcattctgtttaaccaattaataatttgttatattttccctacacacaggtattacacaactgagtgttggataaattcatatgccgagacatgttatcctcccggtgatgaagaaaattgggatgttcccgaacatatcaagcaacgttcgtgtcttaaaccaaatgtgaaggttaagaaaggcagaccacaaacaaagcgtaggtcatcccagggtgaggtccgtaagatcccgagacgatgcagctcatgtgctgGGCTTGGACATAATAGGgaaacatgcaaagcagtgatgcctgcaccatctactgcacgagcttcatcatctaagagtattaatgaataatgaattgatttgcACGACTTACAGTGTCTTCAATCCATGTCAACCTTGTTACAACTCTAACCAACACTTCCTTCTTTGCTTGGCAAGTATGTAAATCAGTTGTCAAATTATCGGTTTCTGGATCATCCAACCACGCCTTTACTTTATCCAGCagctcatcttcaaatttttgaaggtgaTTCACTTTCATAGGATCCTTTGTCTTGGGCATTTTTGACAAGGAAGGGTTGGTGTACGAGTCATCTTTTTTCGGCTTCCTCACTCTCCTCCCATAATTTCCTTTAGGAGGAGTATTGTATAACTGGAAATCGTCATTgtcatcattgtcatcatttGTCTGTGCCTTCACATCCCTCACAGTCTtctcatccttcaccttcactttcaAATCCTTCACCTTCAGTTTCAAATCAACCTCCACATCATCCACCTTAGCCACACCATCCAGCTTCTCACCGTCCTCCACTTTCGCCTCAACCTCCATCTTTACGTCCTCCACCTTCGCATCGTTGTCTTTTcgttcatcctccaccttctcatcatcatcgacCTTCTCATCGTTGTCTTTTCTTTCATCCTacaccttctcatcatcatcgacCTTCTCATCGTTCTCCACCTTATCCTCATCCATCTTTTCATCATCATTCACCTTCTCATCGGTCTCCACCTTCTGTgcgtcctccaccttctcaccgtcctctttttgttcatcctccaccttctcattgtCCTCCATTACATCGTCTTTCTTCCCATCAGTCTCATCATtcaccttctcatcatccccCACAGTCTCCTGCATCGCTATTATCTCctacaaaatagacaaaattcTGGTCAGTACAaacttagcgaatcgacaacaagtactttgcgaaacgaaaagtactttacgaaacgaaaaatactaacttagcgaaacgaaaagtactttgcgaaacgaaaaatactaacttagcgaaacgaaaagtactttgcgaaacgaaaaatactaacttagcaaaacgaaaagtactttgcgaaacgaaaaatactaacttagcgaaacgaaaagtACGCATAATAcctctttcttctcctcctcatgttcaaccttgctcttctcaacttcgacatccttcttacaatccttaacctgcaaaataggtactggtcagatcagatatgtacttaacgaaatgaaatgtaaagtgaaaaattcaatatctccatacctcagtattcttttcctcttcgaccttcacagccttcttagaatccttcttcttactcttcttcttctttatattctcctccatattatctaatctggttaataatatggacatccttttgttggatttttctaacaactgtttggacatattaaaaaccatcttcttgaacgactcaaggtgagtttgttgagtttcttggattgtgatttttagctctttgatgagctctgttttcatctttttcatctcctctttcatctctattttcagctcctccttcatctcattaaaatcACATCCAACAGTAGGTGTTGGAGCCCGAGGAGAAGGTGTGTCAGCCCGAGGACTTGAGGTCGCGGATGGGGGAGTAAGAATGCGGGCCGGaatcgattcataagcaagcttcttcttcaagttggctgcttctttaagagtagcatcagcctttctcttcctcgtGGCAGGTTTGGGGGAAATCGGAGTAACTTCTTCATGttcactttcttcatcttcatcaaaatcatcttttattaccttcccatcagtaaatccctcaaaaaaatcatcagcTGTCTCGTCAATTTGCTCAAATAcatcaccactgtataacctcttctccatggaggactcttccatctcagtcacatcCGTGGTCTCTAGGGCAGTCTTTACCTCCATCGATGTGtttttcctgttggaatgatagagtaacaaccttgggcgtagagggtcattaatctgattccttctggcgaatttagggataaagttttcgatgacctcatacgtccacacttgaagtgccaatgcgaacccattgatgttatatgcaaaaggagcataaggttCTTCAGCCTTCTCCTTCTTGTCAAAAAATGAGGTACAgagatgtttcatgttcttgtttaaacccttgagggtggctctaaaggtgaccttcccccatggatattggaggaaagtgtccttgtcttccaccatgttgagtatttttggaaatataactctttttgggtcaaatttgaataggtactggcaaatcaggcatactagccccatcttgaatgcatcttccttgtctttgcatttGAAAAAAGCCTTCTCGAAGTcgcacattttcacactcatgctccctttaaagtatttcaccgagagaggtggacaacaGCGCAATTTTTCTTGGTCCAACTCAGGATAAACGCCGAAACATAGGCCGGTAACCaacgcatactccttcataccaaatacaagcttttgcccattcaccatgaaagttatctccttggagtttgagcttaaCCTCCTCAACAACATTTGATGAACAATacttcctgagaactgcaagaggggggctgtgaataatgatctgaactgggtattgtacacactctccagaagatccatttcctcgaacttattcacaatcttcttcagggtgagggcacttttccacgaaatccgaccgggaaactcagtaacagttgtttctgccatctacaaaaggaaacaacatcatcaaaaatgttaGAACAAACACATACAACGTAagaacttagcgaatcgggaggtacctagcgattcggtaagtgcctcccgattcgctaagtacttagcgaatcgggaggtacttagcgaatcgctaggtacttagcgaatcaggaggcacttagcgaatcgagaggTACCGAGCGAAACCGTTAACTAAACATAAGACATCATTACCGAATCGGAAACAATACGAAACTAAtcagaaacaaacaataaacttaacatgcaaaaaccctaaacaaaaaatctgaaacaaacacttaaacttaacatgcaaagaccaaaatccataaacaaaaaaccagaaaatgatcggccacaactaggtatttagcgaatcgctaggtacttaccgaatcggaaggtacctagcgaaaccctaatggcaacaaaaatatactgaacagaaacacttaacattacactaacatgcaaaaaccaccAATGAACAAAAAAGtagaaaatgataatgaacaaaccttaatgacgaacgagaagaaagcagaaatgatcgggcttgacaagattcagtgaagagaaaatgggttagagagagagagtcgggcggttgaaatgaaatgttctgaaatttttgaatatataaggtcTAGCGCGTGTGAGTACGCGCGTCTCTTCAACTTCCGTAGCgagtcgggaggcacttagcgaatcgggagggacttagcgaatcgggagggacttagcgaatcgggagggacttagcgaaacgagaggtcaacgagctccagctaagagaagatggtttgaatacgttttcgctactatatttgtttaataacgaaatcgaattcaaaccattctcctagctggagctcgtagtacttagcgaatcgtcaagtacaaaattttttattggtttcataggtaatctatctcgtttgacaaggtatcaacaacaaagtcatggttttgaaaagaacatgtgttagcaaaacaaaccctataattttacatggaaacatttagattcttcagaaaaagtctttgaagaagcgatcgttgaactccagataagagaaaattgtttgaaatttatttctttagcttaacgactaacgaaatcaaagtcagccaatctttgcttatctggaggtcaatgatagattcttcaaaggcattttctgaagaatctaaatgtttccaatgtaaaattagaaggtttgttttgttaacataggttctcttcataaccatgaagtgatgtaaataccttgtcaaatgaagttcatgattaactataaataacaaaaaatcttgatacttagcgaaacggtaagtccgtagcgaaacggtaagtccgtagcgaaacggtaagcagatCTGAAATGGAAACACATACGCTCTTATCAGACAGAGATTTTCTACAAATATGAacgaataacaaataataacctaacgaaatgctcaaacatgaaccaatatgaaccatatAAGAAATAAGAATCAACAAAACGGAGAAAATGATGGACATAAAGGAAATATGAAAaggtttttgaaatgaagaaaatgtaaacaagaACATAACTGTTTATGACATCTGAAATGAAGATCTACCTCGACGACCTTCAAATAGTTAGAATCGGAGACCTCACATAAACCCTAGTTTAagaaacctgcatgcaaaatagatttagggttagaaatcggcaatagataaacataaatgaattagttaggttAGAAGAGCTCTGATCGGTATAGATTTGTATGGATATTGGAGGAAACGGAGCCGTCGTTGCCGCCGGCCGCCGTCGTCGCCGGCCACCGTGAGTGAAGGAGAGAattggagaagagagagaaa
This is a stretch of genomic DNA from Impatiens glandulifera chromosome 4, dImpGla2.1, whole genome shotgun sequence. It encodes these proteins:
- the LOC124934527 gene encoding balbiani ring protein 6-like; translated protein: MQETVGDDEKVNDETDGKKDDVMEDNEKDERKDNDEKVDDDEKVEDERKDNDAKVEDVKMEVEAKVEDGEKLDGVAKVDDVEVDLKLKVKDLKVKVKDEKTVRDVKAQTNDDNDDNDDFQLYNTPPKGNYGRRVRKPKKDDSYTNPSLSKMPKTKDPMKVNHLQKFEDELLDKVKAWLDDPETDNLTTDLHTCQAKKEVLVRVVTSARARRRAHSGFRTNFAAEISDEFAAAAAGV